From Amycolatopsis sp. cg9, one genomic window encodes:
- a CDS encoding PhzF family phenazine biosynthesis protein translates to MRFFIVDAFTDRAFAGNSAGVVLLDEPADPTWMQAVAAEMKHAETAFVVTTAPGAKSLRWFTPEVEVALCGHATLATTHVLGGEQVYTTLSGELRANAKDGWVELDFPSDPPSATDDDLAGILPGVEIEYAGRGVENLFAVLPDAGTVKNLEPDLEKLKHTWTGRLLVTAKGDETDYVSRFFGPGVGIDEDPVTGSAHCILSPYWSEKLQRTELVGAQVSARGGIVRTRQDGDRVHLAGQAVTVLSGELHV, encoded by the coding sequence ATGCGCTTCTTCATCGTCGACGCCTTCACCGACCGGGCCTTCGCCGGGAACTCCGCCGGGGTCGTCCTGCTGGACGAGCCCGCCGACCCGACCTGGATGCAGGCCGTCGCCGCCGAGATGAAGCACGCCGAGACCGCTTTCGTGGTGACGACGGCGCCGGGCGCCAAGTCGCTCAGGTGGTTCACCCCCGAGGTCGAGGTCGCCCTCTGCGGCCACGCCACCCTCGCCACCACGCACGTGCTCGGCGGCGAGCAGGTCTACACCACCCTCAGCGGCGAGCTGCGCGCCAACGCGAAGGACGGCTGGGTCGAGCTGGACTTCCCCTCCGACCCGCCGTCGGCCACCGACGACGACCTGGCCGGAATCCTCCCCGGTGTCGAGATCGAGTACGCCGGACGCGGCGTCGAGAACCTCTTCGCCGTCCTCCCCGACGCCGGAACGGTCAAAAACCTGGAACCCGACCTCGAAAAGCTGAAGCACACCTGGACCGGACGGTTGCTCGTCACCGCGAAGGGCGACGAAACGGACTACGTGAGCCGCTTCTTCGGGCCCGGCGTCGGCATCGACGAAGACCCCGTCACCGGCTCGGCGCACTGCATCCTGTCGCCGTACTGGTCCGAGAAGCTCCAACGCACCGAGCTCGTCGGCGCACAGGTCTCGGCGCGCGGCGGGATCGTCCGGACGCGCCAGGACGGCGACCGCGTCCACCTCGCCGGCCAGGCCGTGACCGTCCTCAGCGGGGAGCTGCACGTCTGA
- a CDS encoding ESX secretion-associated protein EspG, with translation MPEEFSLGLTEVDTAVRRTGLPANWHPFEIRSAGRTLTEHDRIAAEAWESMRARGLAGPDKLDIEVEQTLRAWTQPDVLIIVRAAEDTRQVFYRAAVGHGLGVFSELSGDEILFAQTRPDRLVDLLVGMLPAYGPVPLAELTFVAPGSPREAALAAEFSAWPLHRYGTVELSVRSSGALKPVGTVTFVDNDGGRFLMFSESLPDGSSRVTFTPSDGSHLRAWLLERGRNH, from the coding sequence GTGCCGGAGGAATTCTCACTGGGCCTGACGGAGGTCGACACCGCGGTCCGGCGCACCGGTCTCCCGGCGAACTGGCACCCGTTCGAAATCCGCAGCGCGGGCCGGACCCTGACCGAGCACGACCGCATCGCGGCCGAAGCCTGGGAGTCGATGCGGGCGCGCGGCCTGGCCGGCCCGGACAAGCTGGACATCGAGGTCGAGCAGACGCTCAGGGCGTGGACCCAGCCGGACGTGCTGATCATCGTCCGCGCGGCGGAGGACACCCGCCAGGTCTTCTACCGCGCGGCGGTCGGCCACGGGCTGGGCGTGTTTTCGGAGCTTTCAGGCGACGAAATCCTGTTCGCCCAGACCCGCCCGGACCGGTTGGTCGACCTGCTGGTCGGGATGCTGCCGGCGTACGGGCCGGTGCCGCTGGCGGAGCTGACGTTCGTGGCCCCCGGGTCACCACGCGAGGCGGCGCTGGCGGCGGAGTTTTCGGCCTGGCCCCTGCACCGCTACGGCACGGTGGAGCTGTCGGTCCGGTCTTCGGGAGCGCTGAAGCCGGTGGGGACGGTGACGTTCGTGGACAACGACGGCGGCCGGTTCCTGATGTTCAGCGAGTCGCTACCCGACGGTTCGTCCCGGGTGACGTTCACCCCTTCGGATGGTTCTCACCTGCGGGCTTGGCTGCTGGAGCGTGGCAGGAACCACTGA
- a CDS encoding AAA family ATPase, whose amino-acid sequence MALTAIECRGYKAFDQHVRVELRRLTVLFGKNNSGKTSLARLPIFALASLSSAEMFRLRTPVLSFGNSFLDVASASQAHPSIMLGVEFGSSALRVELQRIVGYSGQEMVAPVFVDVDDGALIFESSRRLAESHESWKKIMGERGGERYAALRARQAELAQISDQVMHIPGARPAIHATYQMRAPNSPSVFEVPYVLASSATVRDTVEDWFAKNLDGTRIMIDRAGFAFRFLVDTGNGAVNLAHAGRGTQSALTMVANMAVAAIDSGGTSLVVVEEPEEHLHPSAHGGLADLAIGTSEKARVVVETHSENFILRIRRRIAEGLISPSDVGIYFVDSDHSVNEVAIDRQGIARNWPAGIFEDDIEEAEAIVTSRLSASGEME is encoded by the coding sequence GTGGCTCTGACAGCCATTGAATGCCGCGGCTACAAGGCATTTGACCAGCATGTTCGTGTGGAGCTTCGGCGCCTGACGGTCCTGTTCGGCAAGAACAATAGCGGCAAGACCAGTCTTGCTCGGTTGCCGATTTTTGCGCTGGCGAGTCTGTCAAGCGCTGAGATGTTCCGACTGCGCACGCCTGTTTTGTCTTTCGGAAATTCTTTTCTTGACGTGGCGAGTGCAAGTCAGGCTCATCCCTCGATAATGCTTGGTGTTGAGTTTGGCTCTTCGGCTCTTCGTGTCGAGCTGCAACGTATCGTGGGATATTCTGGGCAAGAGATGGTTGCACCTGTATTTGTGGATGTCGACGACGGAGCCTTGATATTCGAATCTTCGCGTCGCCTTGCGGAGTCGCATGAATCTTGGAAGAAGATCATGGGTGAGAGAGGTGGCGAGCGGTATGCGGCACTTCGCGCCAGGCAGGCAGAGTTGGCACAAATTTCGGACCAGGTGATGCATATCCCTGGAGCTCGACCGGCCATCCATGCAACGTATCAGATGCGCGCACCCAATTCACCTTCCGTATTCGAAGTACCCTACGTGCTTGCGAGCAGCGCGACTGTGAGGGATACGGTCGAAGATTGGTTCGCCAAGAACCTAGATGGAACCCGAATCATGATTGATCGTGCTGGGTTTGCCTTCAGGTTCCTTGTTGACACAGGCAATGGCGCGGTAAATCTCGCTCATGCAGGACGAGGCACGCAATCGGCGCTTACCATGGTTGCCAATATGGCCGTCGCGGCCATTGATTCTGGAGGGACCAGTCTTGTCGTGGTTGAAGAGCCCGAAGAGCATCTTCATCCTTCGGCTCATGGCGGACTTGCGGATCTTGCGATCGGGACATCGGAGAAAGCGCGAGTTGTCGTCGAGACTCATTCGGAAAACTTCATATTGAGGATCAGGCGTCGTATAGCCGAAGGTTTGATAAGTCCATCTGATGTGGGCATTTACTTCGTCGACAGTGATCATAGTGTCAATGAAGTCGCCATAGACCGCCAAGGAATCGCGCGCAACTGGCCCGCCGGAATATTCGAGGATGATATCGAAGAAGCTGAGGCGATCGTGACGTCTCGCTTATCGGCCTCAGGTGAGATGGAGTAG
- a CDS encoding 4Fe-4S single cluster domain-containing protein, protein MELLNLHRIVDVTAAEGPGLRCAVWTQGCSVRCPGCFNPQTWTTRGGTPMPWPDLVSHVLAIPGIEGVTLLGGEPFDQPEPLGHFASAVREAGLSVMTFTGHVLADLPPSELLDSTDLLVDGPFLADRPEPSRPWVGSVNQRFHFLTDRYDESIFTTPNRLELTIAPDGAIELNGFATTEVLEALLEGDHR, encoded by the coding sequence ATGGAACTCCTGAACCTGCACCGGATCGTCGACGTCACCGCGGCCGAAGGTCCCGGTCTGCGGTGCGCGGTGTGGACGCAGGGGTGTTCGGTGCGCTGCCCGGGCTGCTTCAACCCGCAGACGTGGACGACGCGCGGCGGGACACCGATGCCGTGGCCGGACCTGGTTTCGCACGTGCTCGCGATTCCCGGGATCGAAGGCGTCACGCTGCTCGGCGGCGAGCCGTTCGACCAGCCCGAGCCGCTGGGCCACTTCGCTTCCGCCGTGCGCGAAGCGGGGCTTTCGGTGATGACGTTCACCGGGCACGTCCTGGCGGACCTGCCGCCGTCGGAGCTGCTCGACTCGACGGACCTGCTGGTGGACGGACCGTTCCTGGCGGACCGGCCGGAGCCGTCGCGGCCGTGGGTGGGGTCGGTCAACCAGCGGTTCCACTTCCTGACCGATCGCTACGACGAGTCGATCTTCACCACGCCGAACCGCCTGGAACTGACGATCGCCCCGGACGGCGCGATCGAGCTGAACGGGTTCGCCACCACCGAAGTACTGGAAGCGCTGCTCGAAGGGGATCACCGATGA
- a CDS encoding DUF3558 family protein, translated as MTSHRITAILTIAVCAALALAACTSQVGGQANPSSTAAGTDPSSAATSAGAPDDPFASMKPCSLLDQALAGQGFPTAVPTVADAKESCAATKPRAGDVNPVDLALSLQPGRGYKNNVSNPSQASEGKVNERAAVEVREPQQSPGQCGIWLDVKPKSRALVLVTSGSDTANACKLVEGFAEKIEPLLPKTN; from the coding sequence GTGACTTCTCACCGCATCACCGCGATCTTGACCATTGCCGTCTGTGCGGCGCTGGCCCTGGCCGCGTGTACCAGTCAGGTCGGTGGCCAGGCAAACCCGAGTTCAACCGCCGCCGGTACCGATCCGTCCAGTGCAGCTACATCCGCGGGTGCCCCGGACGATCCGTTCGCGTCCATGAAACCGTGCTCGCTCCTGGACCAAGCGCTCGCCGGCCAAGGTTTCCCGACTGCGGTCCCGACCGTCGCCGACGCGAAGGAAAGTTGCGCTGCAACCAAGCCGAGGGCAGGCGACGTAAACCCGGTCGACCTGGCGCTTTCGCTTCAACCTGGCCGAGGTTACAAGAACAACGTCAGCAACCCGAGCCAGGCAAGTGAGGGAAAGGTCAACGAGCGAGCGGCGGTTGAAGTGCGCGAGCCCCAGCAATCGCCCGGGCAGTGCGGCATCTGGCTGGACGTAAAACCGAAGTCCCGGGCCCTGGTACTGGTGACCTCAGGGTCGGACACGGCCAACGCCTGCAAGCTCGTCGAAGGATTCGCGGAGAAGATCGAGCCACTGCTGCCGAAGACCAACTGA
- a CDS encoding AMP-binding protein — protein MPDAPALPSYASGISEVPLLGDTIGDNFDRTVAAFGDRDALVDRAAGKRWTYRELAAEVDALALGLLARGIGKGDRVGIWSPNRAEWTFLQYATAKIGAILVNINPAYRSHELEYVLNQAGIRLLVASDAFKTSDYPAMVEEVREKCAALEHVVILGSETWQGLLESGGDPARLAHLQAGLSADDPINIQYTSGTTGFPKGATLSHHNILNNGFFVGELCGYTEADRVCIPVPFYHCFGMVMGNLACTSHGACMVIPAPAFDPKATLEAVAAERCTSLYGVPTMFIAELNHSDFGEFDLSSLRTGIMAGSPCPVEVMKQVIERMGMGEVSICYGMTETSPVSTQTRADDSVERRVSTVGRVGPHLEVKVVDPETGLTVPRGEPGELCTRGYSVMLGYWEQPDKTAEAIDAARWMHTGDLAVMDGAGYVNITGRIKDMVIRGGENLYPREIEEFLYTHPDILDAQVIGVPDEKYGEELMAWVRMRDGAEPLTTEKVREFCEGKLARYKIPRYVHVVEEFPMTVTGKVRKVEMREKSITLLGLENAAAAKHA, from the coding sequence ATGCCTGACGCGCCCGCCCTGCCGAGCTACGCCTCGGGGATCTCCGAGGTGCCGCTGCTCGGGGACACGATCGGGGACAACTTCGATCGGACGGTGGCGGCGTTCGGGGACCGGGACGCCCTGGTGGACCGGGCCGCGGGGAAGCGGTGGACCTACCGGGAGCTGGCCGCCGAGGTGGACGCGCTGGCGCTGGGGCTGCTCGCGCGGGGGATCGGCAAGGGCGACCGGGTGGGGATCTGGTCGCCGAACCGGGCGGAGTGGACGTTCCTGCAGTACGCGACGGCGAAGATCGGCGCGATCCTGGTCAACATCAACCCCGCCTACCGGTCGCACGAGCTGGAGTACGTGCTGAACCAGGCCGGGATCCGGCTGCTGGTGGCTTCGGACGCGTTCAAGACCTCCGACTACCCGGCGATGGTGGAGGAGGTGCGGGAGAAGTGCGCCGCGCTCGAGCACGTCGTGATCCTGGGCAGCGAAACCTGGCAGGGCCTGCTGGAGTCGGGCGGTGACCCGGCGCGGCTGGCGCACCTGCAGGCGGGGTTGTCGGCGGACGACCCGATCAACATCCAGTACACGTCCGGGACGACGGGCTTCCCGAAGGGCGCGACCCTGTCGCACCACAACATCCTGAACAACGGGTTCTTCGTCGGGGAGCTGTGCGGGTACACGGAGGCGGACCGGGTGTGCATCCCGGTGCCCTTCTACCACTGCTTCGGGATGGTGATGGGCAACCTGGCCTGCACCAGCCACGGCGCGTGCATGGTTATCCCGGCGCCGGCGTTCGATCCGAAGGCGACGCTGGAGGCGGTGGCGGCGGAGCGGTGCACGTCGCTCTACGGCGTCCCGACGATGTTCATCGCCGAGCTCAACCACTCCGATTTCGGCGAGTTCGACCTGTCGTCGTTGCGGACCGGGATCATGGCGGGGTCGCCGTGCCCGGTGGAGGTGATGAAGCAGGTCATCGAACGGATGGGCATGGGTGAGGTGTCGATCTGTTACGGCATGACCGAAACCTCGCCGGTGTCGACGCAGACCCGCGCGGACGATTCGGTCGAGCGCCGGGTCTCCACGGTCGGCCGGGTCGGGCCGCACCTGGAGGTCAAGGTGGTGGATCCGGAGACCGGGCTGACGGTGCCGCGCGGCGAGCCGGGTGAGCTGTGCACCCGCGGCTATTCGGTGATGCTGGGGTACTGGGAGCAGCCGGACAAGACCGCGGAGGCGATCGACGCCGCGCGGTGGATGCACACCGGCGACCTGGCGGTCATGGACGGCGCCGGGTACGTCAACATCACCGGGCGGATCAAGGACATGGTGATCCGGGGCGGGGAGAACCTGTACCCGCGGGAGATCGAGGAGTTCCTCTACACGCACCCGGACATCCTGGACGCGCAGGTGATCGGGGTGCCGGACGAGAAGTACGGCGAGGAACTGATGGCGTGGGTCCGGATGCGGGACGGCGCCGAACCGCTGACCACCGAGAAGGTGCGGGAGTTCTGCGAGGGCAAGCTGGCCCGGTACAAGATCCCGCGGTACGTCCACGTCGTCGAGGAGTTCCCGATGACGGTGACGGGGAAGGTCCGCAAGGTGGAGATGCGGGAGAAGTCGATCACCCTGCTGGGCCTGGAGAACGCAGCCGCGGCGAAGCACGCCTAA
- a CDS encoding AAA family ATPase — protein sequence MAGQGFRDELTQLLQARYPLLVVETHEEQRVLREIRAVAEDQQRLRTPRRVYVWSSTTGLAPAGGPPISDTRTAAAALERVYGWGEPAVFVFADLHPSLVSEGGHRPDPDVVRRLRELAAAFKTRPVPLSLILVSPSLPVPPELEHDATVVDFPLPDQRQIGELLDGMVAAHRQNVRISIDRDDRDMIVAAARGLTLPEAENAFARALVEGGGLDPSDLELILAEKRQAVRRSGMLDIVPAETSFDAVGGLDRLKRWLTKRTGTWTPAASAYNLAAPKGLLLTGVPGCGKSLSAVCVANMWRLPLLRLDLGRVFAGLVGSSEKNIRTVIRTAEGIAPCVLWVDEIEKGLAGAGGGGDGGTARRVFGTFLSWMQEKSAPVFVMATANQVGSLPPEFLRKGRFDEIFFVDLPSAPERAAIWRIHLAKRVTDAFVASELPLDDALFAELADVSAGYSGAEIEQAVLSGLVDAFAEKRPLRRDDLVRAVKSTVPLSVTQADEILAIRNWAETRAVAATDTTAKVDTAARVSAPPPESPRGRTIDV from the coding sequence ATGGCCGGCCAGGGGTTTCGCGACGAGCTGACCCAGTTGCTGCAGGCGCGCTACCCGCTGCTGGTCGTCGAGACGCACGAAGAGCAGCGGGTGCTGCGGGAGATCCGCGCGGTCGCGGAGGACCAGCAGCGGCTGCGGACGCCGCGCCGGGTGTACGTCTGGTCGTCGACCACCGGGCTCGCGCCCGCGGGTGGCCCGCCGATCAGCGACACCCGCACCGCGGCCGCCGCGCTCGAGCGGGTCTACGGCTGGGGTGAGCCCGCCGTGTTCGTCTTCGCCGACCTGCACCCGTCGCTGGTGTCCGAAGGCGGGCACCGGCCCGACCCGGACGTCGTGCGCCGGCTGCGCGAGCTCGCGGCCGCGTTCAAGACCCGGCCGGTGCCGCTGAGCCTGATCCTCGTGTCGCCGTCCCTGCCGGTGCCGCCGGAGCTGGAGCACGACGCGACCGTCGTCGACTTCCCGCTGCCCGACCAGCGCCAGATCGGCGAGCTGCTGGACGGCATGGTCGCCGCGCACCGGCAGAACGTCCGGATCAGCATCGACCGCGACGACCGGGACATGATCGTCGCCGCGGCGCGCGGGCTGACGCTGCCCGAAGCCGAGAACGCGTTCGCCAGGGCCCTGGTCGAGGGCGGCGGGCTCGACCCCAGCGACCTCGAGCTGATCCTCGCCGAGAAGCGCCAGGCCGTCCGCCGGTCCGGGATGCTCGACATCGTCCCGGCGGAGACGAGCTTCGACGCCGTCGGCGGGCTGGACCGGCTCAAGCGCTGGCTGACCAAGCGCACCGGCACGTGGACGCCCGCCGCGTCGGCGTACAACCTCGCGGCGCCGAAGGGCCTGCTGCTCACCGGCGTGCCCGGCTGCGGCAAGAGCCTGTCCGCGGTGTGCGTCGCGAACATGTGGCGGCTGCCGCTGCTGCGGCTGGACCTCGGGCGCGTCTTCGCCGGGCTCGTCGGCTCCAGCGAGAAGAACATCCGCACGGTCATCCGCACCGCGGAAGGCATCGCGCCCTGCGTGCTGTGGGTCGACGAGATCGAGAAGGGCCTCGCGGGCGCGGGCGGCGGAGGTGACGGAGGCACCGCGCGGCGCGTGTTCGGCACGTTCCTGTCCTGGATGCAGGAGAAGTCGGCGCCGGTGTTCGTGATGGCGACCGCGAACCAGGTCGGCTCGCTGCCGCCGGAGTTCCTGCGCAAGGGCCGGTTCGACGAGATCTTCTTCGTCGACCTGCCCTCGGCGCCCGAGCGCGCCGCGATCTGGCGGATCCACCTGGCCAAGCGCGTCACCGACGCGTTCGTGGCCAGCGAGCTGCCGCTGGACGACGCGCTGTTCGCCGAGCTCGCCGACGTCAGCGCGGGCTACAGCGGCGCCGAGATCGAGCAGGCCGTGCTCTCCGGGCTGGTCGACGCGTTCGCCGAGAAGCGGCCGCTGCGCCGCGACGACCTCGTTCGCGCGGTGAAGTCGACCGTGCCGCTGTCGGTCACCCAGGCCGACGAGATCCTGGCCATCCGGAACTGGGCGGAGACCCGGGCCGTCGCCGCGACGGACACCACCGCCAAGGTCGACACCGCCGCCCGTGTTTCGGCGCCGCCGCCGGAGTCCCCGAGGGGAAGGACGATCGACGTATGA
- a CDS encoding helix-hairpin-helix domain-containing protein, whose protein sequence is MTEVRVGLIEFGKALNDSVTLPGLGELPGGQVSAGRAVRGARARLRRGDLVLADNLRLGIMVRKKFFSSDVEAVTDAGFLKDVFVAVGRRDLANGDSLELYTDDAVGPDTGRQDGVGSVLAPGFDQLTGFHASVVVREGVLRFGALVSLVRGGRPAGEPMRVLGLFGPAGPLEELPPGPPGTVLLGFQCDVPPLAGDALVAFQEPAHDFLERREGAVLVHGVSDLGNGSVVAAVEVPEGRSAAFTTGSPARVLRPIGTTFNERSTVVSPDLRILSLARDGVAVRSSGGTRVFTVGLATRDLRENDLIEAYVPAAMPALAPPPAPAPVSVDVNTASGPELASLPGLSPSRVTTALELRRRQGGFPDVEAFGVAIGLQPHEIVRLRGRATASRVAAPETGVRQLDI, encoded by the coding sequence GTGACCGAGGTCAGGGTCGGGCTGATCGAGTTCGGCAAGGCGCTCAACGACTCCGTCACCCTCCCCGGCCTCGGCGAGCTCCCGGGCGGCCAGGTCAGCGCGGGCCGCGCGGTCCGCGGCGCCCGCGCGCGGCTGCGGCGGGGTGATCTCGTCCTCGCGGACAACCTGCGCCTCGGGATCATGGTGCGGAAGAAGTTCTTCTCCAGCGACGTCGAGGCGGTCACGGACGCCGGGTTCCTCAAGGACGTCTTCGTCGCCGTCGGGCGGCGCGACCTGGCGAACGGCGACTCGCTGGAGCTGTACACCGACGACGCCGTCGGCCCGGACACCGGCCGTCAGGACGGCGTCGGTTCGGTGCTGGCGCCGGGTTTCGACCAGCTGACGGGGTTCCACGCTTCGGTGGTCGTCCGTGAAGGGGTGCTGCGCTTCGGGGCGTTGGTCTCGCTGGTGCGGGGCGGGCGCCCGGCCGGCGAGCCGATGCGGGTGCTCGGGCTGTTCGGCCCGGCGGGTCCGCTCGAGGAGCTGCCGCCGGGGCCGCCGGGCACGGTGCTGCTGGGCTTCCAGTGCGACGTACCCCCGCTGGCCGGCGACGCTTTGGTGGCGTTCCAGGAGCCCGCGCACGACTTCCTCGAGCGGCGCGAGGGGGCCGTGCTGGTGCACGGCGTCAGCGACCTGGGCAACGGTTCGGTGGTGGCGGCGGTCGAGGTGCCGGAGGGGCGCAGCGCGGCGTTCACCACCGGGTCGCCGGCGCGGGTGCTGCGGCCGATCGGGACGACGTTCAACGAGCGGAGCACGGTCGTTTCCCCGGACCTGCGGATCCTGTCGCTGGCGAGGGACGGGGTGGCGGTGCGGTCCAGCGGGGGGACGCGGGTGTTCACGGTCGGGTTGGCGACGCGGGACCTGCGGGAGAACGATCTGATCGAGGCGTACGTCCCGGCTGCGATGCCCGCTTTGGCTCCGCCTCCTGCGCCCGCCCCGGTGTCGGTGGACGTGAACACGGCTTCCGGCCCGGAGCTGGCGTCGTTGCCGGGACTGTCGCCGTCGCGGGTGACGACGGCGTTGGAGCTGCGCCGGCGGCAGGGCGGCTTCCCCGACGTGGAGGCGTTCGGCGTCGCGATCGGCTTGCAGCCGCACGAGATCGTCCGCCTGCGCGGACGGGCGACGGCCAGTCGGGTGGCAGCGCCCGAGACGGGCGTGCGCCAGCTCGACATCTGA
- a CDS encoding DUF2997 domain-containing protein, whose product MTHRVTVTIAKDGSISAETHGVTGSKCLDYIPLLEDLLGAETVSSEFTEDYRRTAAEVENTATQQQWNS is encoded by the coding sequence ATGACGCACCGGGTGACCGTCACCATCGCCAAGGACGGCTCGATCAGCGCCGAAACGCACGGCGTGACCGGGTCCAAGTGCCTCGACTACATCCCGCTGCTCGAGGACCTGCTCGGCGCGGAAACGGTGTCGTCGGAGTTCACCGAGGACTACCGGCGGACCGCCGCCGAGGTCGAGAACACGGCGACGCAGCAGCAATGGAACTCCTGA